The genomic DNA GCATTTTAGCAAAAGGGTTGTACATGAGTGAAGAGTAAGAAATTAATTCATAGAAAATCATAAATACCTAATATTTCTTGAAGTGTTGTTACTGAGAAATCCTGTAACGTGGATAATAATAAGGAACAGACTGGTTAGTTGCATTATTGGTTACAGATTTAAGCTGTCAAATAAATTTCAGTAAATTATAATGTAAATTATACATTATGTACTCACATAGCTTATCTTCAAGACGTCATCTTTTACAATCTTTTCAAGCACATCTGCTCTTGGTATATTTGATGCAATCACCTGAAATCATTCGTTCAAAATTAAGCACGAATCCTGTGGCTTAAGGGTTTGCCACTCCTTTTTCACTTAATTCTCAaggatttaaggacggtgccaactaattcaaaggtttttttgtCCCAATttatgattttctttttggataccaagagtacttaagatctactttctctgcatagttttaagtcgtgcaaaaatatccctgcattagtaagcatcggcgataggaaatcccagtatctggagatgcgcagaacgtatgcgcaataaaaatagtaggcactgtcctcaATAGCGTCGTTTATTGATCTCCCCCATtctattttatatttttgagtgtTTGAGGAAAAGATTAACATAACTGGAGTCTTAAATTGAACACCACAAATAATTTCTGTTTAACATACAAACTTGCCAAAATCACACAAGATTGAAGGCCATAATTTATGTGAAACTCCCAAAAGTAGTTTAATTTTgatgatatatatatgtatatatataaacttCTATTAATTACGACACCCATCTTGGTATGTTTTTATAAATATAAAAGTACCATAAAGTATACTTCAAACAGTGTTGTGTCTTAAAGTGCTACCATGACCAAAAAACTCCCATCGTGAAGAAGAGCCTGCCTGCAggctaaaaaaatcaatttttttcaaaactatgttaacttatAAGTGATCCAAGtttaagctttgatttaaaaaagacacctgtttattttaactggaattttccaatttaatggtcTACTatcactaactttaaaatcttgagagagctgaatcaaggagaaaatgatatAAAAGACTCACTAGTTGAAGAATGCAATGGGTGTGTTAGGTGGCTGAATTGGTATGCAGGCAAGGAGTTTCATGCTTTCAGACTTAAGCTGCATTTTAAGCTAGtcagtaaatgacgtcattttccccAGATccaaccctttgacgtccaattggtcagttttgaatgtgagaaATAGCAGattgtgaaatccaaaacttacacttgaagtaaacagcctttggataaaaatcagaGCGCAAAATTGATTGAGCTTTGATCAAAAGTGTTATATTATTACTAGtttcaataatattaaaatGTTTGCATTTTATAGTGACCAATTCAATACACACCACTATTCTTGGAGGAACATAGGATTCTCCCATTGTTGTCATCTCAAGCTGAAAAGGTACATGCGATAAGTTTGTGATATTTATAATCAAGTAGAACAAGTATGTATTTGTTATCCCCATATAAAATATACTATTATTCACCTGCTGCTCTGTTTTCCATTTTAAATCTGTAATGTCTTCTTGGTACATATTaaaactttctttcgttttttctcCTGTGAATCAAAATATGTCGGAAAGaattcaaagaaatgccttcaGATGGATTCCAGAAAATACTACTAAATACAAGTTCATCTTTCAGGTACCTTGAATGGACAGGACTGCATTCCTGCACCAAATTCTTATGTCTCATTCAACTCAGTGTCACAATTTAGTAGACAATTAAAGAACTACTGGACCCTCACAGTGTTGCTACAGTAGATCCTCACATTGATTGGTATTAGATCTGGAAGTCCTTAGCTATTAACTGCAAACAGTACCCTTCTAGGCGTCATCAGTGCTGACATCAAGGATGAAGGGTAGGCTTACAAAGCAAACccaatgtcccacacatgtggtacaccTAAGCTATGCCAGAGAGCTCAAATAATGAAATAGAAGTTAATGCCAGAAAGGAAATACTGGGTGGAAACTGAGGAGGACAGCTGCAACTTTGCATCATGTTATTACCCTATTTGGCTCTTTCAATCAGTCTTGCCATGTGACCCTTCTCATCTTGACTTTCTCAGAAAGATCAAGTTTTGGGTTTCTTACAGCAATTTAATCCCTCCCTACctcgtttttaaaaaaagttttttaatatgctttttaaaaatattttatcacAGTTTTTTATCGTCAAATAACCTGGGAGCTCTGTTTTTAGGCCTAGCAATTTAATCCctccctacccccccccccccccttcccttcccATTTTGCTTTTTGGTTCTTTAAATGTTTGCCCTTAATCAGCTATGACACCTACTTAGTCCTCTATGGGcagggaattgctgcctgcgctaccccttcagccctgtgctaaAGCCCTTCATCAGGGAGGGGACATAATGTTTCTTcactggactgggttaacttggccccaaGACATTATGTccaccttgcaatacaggcatgaggcaccccttTGACTAGGTGCCAAGGTCCCTCATCCAGTGGTTCATATGGGCACTGGGTATTAcagccttgccagtacattccatGCCCTCCCATGCCATTTACGCCCAATGTGTGTCTGTTGTCTTTTACTATGCACCTGAGCATTAAGtatgtgcgtgtgtgtgtggtTAAGTTTTTCTCAGATGACACCCTTTTATTGCTTGAGTGTCTTCCTTGTGGCAAATTAAGTTGTACTACCTAAGTAAACAAAATGCAATGAAATACAATTATGTCACCTAAGTGAATCTACTTGTAATATGAAGTTATATCTGTCAATCATCTTACCAATTTTTATGTCAGTGTTGATGACTGGAGCAGCCAAAGTGGATTCTTTCCATGGTTTCCTGTAGGCTTGTTTTCTCCTATTGTTGTCTTCATCATTCTCTtcctcctcctcatcatcatcactatcacCAATATATTCATTATCATCCCTAACAGGCTGTTCACTGTCATTTTCAATAGCTTTTGTTTCCTTATAATTCCTGTATTTCCTAACAAGACCAACAGAGACAATTTTGTCATGTACAGTCACAAAATATGAGATTTGTGATTATTTCCTTGTTAGATGAGATGAACTTTAGCCGTGAGGAGTCTAGAATGACAGAGCTAGAACAGCCAACCCTTACCCCATCATTTTCATGTCAGTCCAATAAATGGTGCTTTTTTGAAGTAGCATATACCGGTTCAATATATTAAACAACACTCAGAAGTCTTACTggacttattttaaaattagttGTGTAAATGTCTTTGACAAAGTAGTAACTTGCAAAACAGAGAATGCTATCAAAGTATTACTTAAATTATACCGTTGAATAATCAAGGCTGATTGCTGCTGCTTCTCCAGATTCTTCCTGGACTGATATCCCCTCACATGTCTATAATGGTAAAACAAGATTACCGCAGATTAATTATACCCAGAGAGATATATACAACTTTAGGAAAATTCAGATTCTTTTCACTATTAATAATGCATGTATGATTCCTCAGTGTTTCAATCTCTCAGTCAAGGTTAAAACAGGATTGAGCTGGATACAGAACTGGAATGACAGTCAGTCCTTGTCAAATATATGGTGTTGACGTCACCAttttctccccccccccccccccccaaaaaaaaaaaaaaatggtcagGATGAAAAAACCAGAATTATGGCAACCCTTGAAGCTTCCTCTAAAGCAGTACCTTTGTATGGTTGTAGCAGCCTGCTCTGTGCTTGGATGTGCTTGTACTGGCGTGACTCTTGTAATATTCTTGTGATGCTCTGGTGTTTTTGGCTTTAATGATGGATACAAATCTTTGCTTGACTTAACTTCATGTTGCACACCACGGGAGGATACTACACCTTTATTGTGAAGTTCATGGGATGATGTTCCTACAATTCCTTCACCCCAAGATGCGACAGCTATGTTGGTAGTGCTCTGTGTTGTTGGACTACTCTGATCTGTCAGTGGTTCAACATGTGCTATGAAAGCTGCGATATGACAAAAAATCACTCACTGATACATATATATTATAAAGAGATTGATGGTGGACCAACACCAACACATGAGGGTATCTGGGCAAACAATTAATAATCACAGAGTCTAGTAATTAATTTTGCATTTAGTGAATGATATGAATCACCAAAGTGACTTTAGAAACTTCCTGGTACATCATACATAATGGTGCCTTTCTCTTATTTTgaggggtgggggagggggttgAGGGGAAGGGGTCCAAGGGGTCATCAGATATCACAATTTAATCTCAATTTAATACATGTGGTGAAAAAACTTATAACTTTGCTCCAGAATTTAACAAAAGATTTTATTTATAATGAGATTATCCTGTTCTTTCCCTGTTTTTGACACAAGTCCACTATAAATTAATGAATTTAGGctcaaaataattattgcataacattttttgaaagaaaaatatctgGGTGGACACTTCAGGGTGTAAAtgccttgtttattttcgtccaCACAGCTTCTAGCCATTTTGAATTAttctgacctgtgacctgcattTTAAACCTGCCATCTCCAGCTTTAAAACACGACTGGAGAAATGTGGCTACCCTAAACAGCTAGTGGAGACAACACTATCTAAGATTGCCTAATTTCCAGAAGGTAGTCggctttgcaaaaacaaaacataaaaaatgACGAGAAAGTTATGCGTTTTGTCACAACATTTCACCCTGGAGTGAGAAATCTCAAACAAATGCTTCAGCACAAGTAGAGCTCCTATTATTCAAAACCAGCCATTATTTTAAACTACCTTTCAAACACCACTGATCACATCCTTCAAGAGAGGAAAATCACTCAAAGACATACTAATCAGAGTGAAATTTTGAAGGCTAAAATAAGGAAATCGCAAAACCACCTAGGGGAGTCATTGTAGGCCTGTAAAGAACTCTTCAAGTATGTGATATTCAAAATAGTGGCTAGAGGATatgcggaaaaaaaataaaaaaaggtacTTGCAAGTATGTAATTAGAAGTTCTTTCAATAGTGGCAATTACTTTttaggggtagtccatggactgggggtcagtgttttgtccaccacccAGGTGAGCAAGAAGTGGTGTAAGATCCTCTTGCTTTCTGTAGCCTGGGAACAGAATTCCAGGAATTAGTTCCTCTTTTTCTGTTCTCTGTTGTCATCTCCTTTAATTGGCTTGTACTTGCTGTATGtaatatatacaatatgagGTGAAGCAGAGGTGTAGCCAAGAGTTTGTAAACGCAATACAGATCTGATGCAAATATTGCATATGATATGACTGaagtgttaatgtacactaggcatttttggtgtttcaagacattttaataGAGAAAATCGAAAGAAACGTTATGTAAATGATGAGAAATTTGTATCAGATAAACAGATATTGATCaacaaaacaattcttttgttttcccatcatgacttattaatgagttttataagGTTCCATAACCTTAGACGACCACTTGTCATTCCTTTTCCCACTTAGCTGACAATTAACCCCACACTACTCCTGCAATCCCAAAAGACTGGTATATTATAACGACACATAAATGAGCACAAGCAACATACAGATACATTAAATTACTGTTACGAAGTGCATTAATTTTGCACTGTATTCTTTTCCCTGTACCTTCCTCCTCTTGGGTAACTGCATTTTCATCTTCTTTGGTGTTTGACGAGAAAGCATTTACAGCtctatgaagaaaaacaagaaacaatgcTTGGGTATCGAATCTACTTTGAATTATGTCAAACACAAAATGTAATAACATCGAAATGCCCACGTGCATGTTTACAGTGTATTACATGAGAAGTTCATGTTTGTTTACATAAATGATCAAAGCGGGCGActtacacagttttttgttccACTCTCGTTATCCTTCTTTGGTTTTTACGATGGGACACGATAGCACCCATAGCGAAGCGACAGAATGGTGTTAAACACAAGATAACATCTTGTTGAAGAGGGTATTAACCTGCATTCACCTCGTCGACGATGAAGGCATGTTTGCAAATCAAAACTTGTCAGGAAAAGATCAGACGCCGAGCTGTTCTTCAAACTGAAGCAATTAAATCACAGCAGACTACTTCAAGTGTATTGGTATGCAGAAATTAAAGAGGGAAGATTGCTTTTCATGCTAACATACTTCCAGGAAAGTAGTGCAAAGCACGCATTATCTATCAGATCAGTGTTAAACTATGATCCAGCAAATCGCGTTTGGTCACTTAGCAACTCCTTTATTTTCGTGACACGCTTCGTTAATTAAACATTCACGCATTGCTCGCCACTGTTGTGGAATTTTCACACTGAGATGAGATGTAATTActggaaaaaaaactatttgaTGCAACGCTTGTTCCTATAAAATACCAAACGATTTGGGCGTTGTGAGAACGGATTGTTTCAAAATTCACTTAAAATACTTTTACTATGTTTGTAGGTGAAGGGattaaagtgcaggttgcaggtcaccGTTTTactatagctgaaacaacccaaaactttactaatgctaacattaggatTTCTATTAAGGATTGGGTTGTTTCAGTCGTAGTAAAACGAAGACCTGATAGGTTAGTTTTTGGATTCCAGTCTGTGCAGTCAAAGCCTACATATAATAGGATGTAAACTGATAAAGTGCATAAAATGTACACAGCAAGAgggaagaaatgaaacaaatcagAAGTGGAAACAAATAACTAATTTAACCAAGTATTATTTGTGACGACTTTGTCAGCTTTTTGGTTAATTGCAGTGTCTcaggatttttcaaatttcgtgtCTCAGATCTTTGTAATCGTCCTttttatttagctcttattaaccgagcagagGGTTATATTAGTTCTCCACAATTCCGGGGCTTTGCGATCTGATTTTGGAAAACTTCTGACTAAAGCTTAATTTATAGAAACTTGTATGGCAGAAGACTCATCAACCGGAatggtttttcaaaattatctgTTTTCAACCCACACTAGCGTTTTCGCATCGTTTTCACCTGTCCACACTAAAAACGCttaaaaaggtaaaaacaaatgaTACTTAATCAAACCACGCTTCTTACATCTCTGTTTTGGCTTGCACCCGCTAGAATTAgaacgttttcaaaaagaagCTTTATCAAAAGACAGTTTTAAACGTTTTCGAGTCGTTTTAGTGCAGACGACACTTATCCTTAGCGATGACCGCAAAACTATATGTTGATTACTCGTGGAAATGACTGCTGCACCATTAGACTTCCTTGTGTTGGGTTTCTCTTGTTGTGAAACACTTCTTTCGTACGTCTTGCCGGGGTTTTCTTTAATATTGGTAGACCAAATATCGTAAACTAGGGATTACTGAGGCTTAAAAAAAACCGTGCTGGGAAAATGATTCAAAGAAATCTCGGGGCTGGTTTTAGTTGATACAGAAAGTCTCTGTCTGCACTGAACCTCATCTCCATATATTTAAGGTGAGAGATTCCTGGTCCCTCGTAGCACGTTTGGTGGAAAAGACGGGGCACGGGGTACCGGGGTCTGGAAAACACGGTGTCCCGGGGTTTATGGAAAACATGGGGTGACGGCGGCAGGAACAAAACTAACCTGTGATCAGGCGtactaaacattcattaaagctaaccttaggcttaaaaactcttgtttaggtctaattaggcctaaggttacctTCAATGAATATTTCGGGAGGGTTGTGTTTTATACCTGCCGCGCCGTCACCTCGTGTTTTCCGCAGACCCCGGCACCCCGCGCACCGGCTTTTCCACCAAACCCTTTTAGCACGCTGTCCTCACTCCAgacggggtgcagggatggcgcaatggtgagagcactcgcctcccaccaatgtggcccgggttcgagtcccagatccggcgtcatatgtgggttgagtttgttggttctctactctgtaccgagaggttttctccgggtactccggtttcccctctcctctagtgtctagtcgttctagcgctggagcactaattggggacactgtaaactgaaattaacaattaacacaaatcaagttcctttcctttctaagACGGAGACATTGACGAAAATgccacctcaaaatataactttgcactatcgcaagtctttcgcgattattcgaTCTCATTCACGTTGTATAACGTGGGCGAAttatccaaaaaataaattggtaggaACGGTTTCAGAGTAGATTGAAGAGTGAAATGTTCGCATTgtcatgctcacgttgtcgtcaaaaccccaaatttggtgatttcacgtcgttatgCTGAGTACCACCTACATTATGTGCTAGAATGAGCACCGCACGATTGCGTTTCGTCTTTTGATCAATGATATTATTCCACTATGGTGCCATTTTACCACATTTGGTCACGAGAACGAGAAAAACATGAGAGGGTAATACACTGCAGTCCTGCTTTAAACGGTTTAGAAGAGAGGAAATACGGCGTGTTGAAATTGTTTTCACACCGCCGACCACTtggtagcctgcgaatacagctgACTCACATTCGAGCGCTGCAAGCGGCTGGGGCGATGTGAGtcggctgtattcgcaggctaaaAAGTTGGCTCAATTGAGAGTGCACTGTATCCCGTGCGGGTGGTCgagggttcgaaccccggcctgACTGACACTCAGGGGACTTAAATAACTGAACAAAAAGTGCTAAATTAaagcctttgtaactacatctgcaattggttagactttctagtcaTCTGGGATAAGGACTCTGTGGGACgctaaagaacccacacattaTTCGCAAatttcccggtgttgtggtctgaccctTCCAGAATGAGGTcggcttgaagggcttctgcgTGAATGAGACTACAGTTGTcaataacagccagaagtcaggctacttagccaagtgctggagcctcactcaaacaTCAAACTCAAATCTCAAACGACGCAAAGCCCGAGAATTGGCAGTGGCTGTCGTCCTTTCTGAAGTACTTAAGACAAAATACGATagaaaatcgagcaatttcagttttttgtggacaaaaatctggtaccagaataattctaagtattttacagtcctttttacattttcttaaaGCTAGAGATGAAAAGAATTGTCTGaaataacaccgaaaacaaGTTCCCATATgaacgagaaaaattaaatttcaaagttcagagaaattgtgcaaacacaggTAAATTTCATCATCAGTTCAACcgttgtttttgacgtttggtgttgccagaaatgatttttttgagAAGATGTTTAAAATAGACGTACAGAAGACTGCAATACTATGTCAATAATCGTGGTACTagatttttgtccacttgttactcGAACTTCTGGTGGATTCCGTCTTAATATCTTAGAACTGAGCCAACAATCAATGGGGCGAGGCAAAAGGCAAGGTGCTGTAAGACATACCGgaagaaaattgacaaaaacAGAGGTGAAGTGATTGGTACATTTAATTTAAACCTCTATTTTCTTAtcataatttgaaataaatatccATATCCGCTACAAACGCCGTCGAAGCTGCTCTCTTCTTTGTTCCATTTGAGAATTTTGAACCTCTCTTACGCATCACATAAGTTGATATAATTTGCAGAGCAATAGGTTAAAAAGCgaagaatttacatttttttcatgcGCACTTTTAAATTTACTGTCATCTTCAACCCAGAGCACTCCTCACAGCTCCACAACTAAGATGCAAGCACATCTCGAGTGGCCTCATAGGCTGCGCATGCGAAGGCACTGTTCGGGAGTGAGGGAGTGAAAAGCCACGGACTGATGAAACCGCGAGGGGAATGAGGAGAAAACCCAAGGGTTCAGGCCAGGTCTTCCAAATATAGGAGAATCTTGCGTCATTAGCAGAAGGCTATCGTTTTCTAGTCAACCGCCAAGAATAAAATACTGAATATTGacagtgcattgcataatgagatATCTCTGAACATTTGAA from Montipora capricornis isolate CH-2021 chromosome 2, ASM3666992v2, whole genome shotgun sequence includes the following:
- the LOC138038169 gene encoding NMDA receptor synaptonuclear signaling and neuronal migration factor-like, producing the protein MGAIVSHRKNQRRITRVEQKTVAVNAFSSNTKEDENAVTQEEEAFIAHVEPLTDQSSPTTQSTTNIAVASWGEGIVGTSSHELHNKGVVSSRGVQHEVKSSKDLYPSLKPKTPEHHKNITRVTPVQAHPSTEQAATTIQRHVRGYQSRKNLEKQQQSALIIQRKYRNYKETKAIENDSEQPVRDDNEYIGDSDDDEEEEENDEDNNRRKQAYRKPWKESTLAAPVINTDIKIGEKTKESFNMYQEDITDLKWKTEQQLEMTTMGESYVPPRIVVIASNIPRADVLEKIVKDDVLKISYDFSVTTLQEILDKIEASLEQFLSRSRARSIAFVCQGGPGFLNPVKGKVVTKAKVKQDTELSSFWIKLGTLMTKLDPDQTTIHFIGNNVTGNKKGEKLMKFLSKAMHPSKVKVESPLELGKAGREMLALYFDYDKYKIWKSRMHSKVSFTL